In a single window of the Cucumis melo cultivar AY chromosome 11, USDA_Cmelo_AY_1.0, whole genome shotgun sequence genome:
- the LOC103498892 gene encoding protein MEI2-like 4 isoform X3 — protein MPSEVLDLKGLSSSSFFSDDLRHTDEGQVGVWKSASVPNHRASNISGSSSSVEKFSIGECLPKNSLESHDSFPVRDQNASLILNRHAVGAERTSNYFSRSNEVNMMNSQYESSLFSSSLSDIFTRKLRFSPSNALYGHSVDTVASHFEEEEVFESLEELEAQTIGNLLPDDDDLLAGVTDGLDCLVETTGEDDAEDLDFFSNVGGMDLGDDGLSVGQKNSESPGLFNNLPGMHNGAMAGEHPLGEHPSRTLFVRNINSNVEDSELKVLFEQYGDIRTLYTACKHRGFVMISYYDIRAARNAMKALQNKPLRRRKLDIHYSIPKDNPSEKDINQGTLVVFNLESSVSNEELRQIFGVYGEIKEIREAPHRSHHKFIEFYDIRAAEAALCALNLSDIAGKQIKLEPSRPGGVRRSLVQQLHPQLEREDIGLYLQQGSPPVNCSAGFSGLVPSGTIKSSSLSNGSVLGVHSMLRAPSLETVLHHGISSSVPSSLPSVMRSESTGNQSGFIDSGHSPSQLKLGNINLRSSERPDSRQLCGVNFNGRSIELNEDVFASGGNRTCPIPGPHYAWGNSYRPQPPAPGVVWPNSPSYMNGIAAAHTPTQVHGVPRAASHLMHTVMPMNNHHVGSAPAVNPSIWDRQHAYAGELSKASGFHSGSIGNMNLSNNSPQSMDFFSHIFPQVGGNSVELPIPQRNVGLQSHHQRCMVFPGRGQILPMMNSFDSSNERGRSRRNEAVSNQADKKQYELDIDRIMRGEDNRTTLMIKNIPNKYTSKMLLAAIDERHRGTYDFIYLPIDFKNKCNVGYAFINMTDPGLIIPFYEAFNGKKWEKFNSEKVASLAYARIQGKAALIAHFQNSSLMNEDKRCRPILFNTDGPNAGDQVPFPMGVNVRTRPGKTRSNTPDENSDEGLLISGNGENYPSGDTSSSCLVKDLDQPVP, from the exons ATGCCGTCTGAAGTTTTGGACTTGAAGGGTTTGTCTTCATCTTCCTTCTTCTCCGACGATTTACGTCATACAGATGAG GGGCAGGTTGGAGTTTGGAAGTCAGCTAGTGTGCCAAATCACCGTG CCAGTAACATATCAGGTTCTTCATCATCTGTGGAAAAATTTTCAATAGGTGAGTGCCTGCCCAAGAACTCCCTGGAAAGTCATGATTCATTTCCTGTGAGAGACCAGAATGCAAGTCTTATACTGAATAGACATGCTGTTGGAGCTGAAAGAACATCCAATTATTTTTCTCGAAGTAATGAAGTTAATATGATGAATTCTCAGTATGAGAGCAGTCTTTTCTCGAGTTCTTTATCAGATATATTTACTAGGAAGT TGCGCTTTTCTCCGAGCAATGCTCTATATGGCCATTCTGTTGATACTGTTGCATCTCACTTTGAGGAGGAGGAAGTTTTTGAGTCACTTGAAGAATTGGAGGCTCAAACCATCGGAAACCTCCTCCCTGACGATGATGACTTACTGGCAGGAGTAACTGATGGGCTTGATTGTTTGGTTGAAACTACTGGCGAGGATGATGCTGAGGACTTAGATTTTTTTAGCAATGTTGGTGGGATGGATTTGGGTGATGATGGTTTATCTGTGGGACAGAAGAATTCTGAATCTCCTGGACTTTTTAACAATTTGCCGGGGATGCATAATGGTGCTATGGCTGGAGAGCATCCTTTGGGCGAACATCCTTCCAGGACTCTGTTCGTGAGAAACATAAATAGCAATGTTGAAGATTCTGAATTGAAGGTCCTTTTTGAG CAATATGGAGACATTCGTACTCTTTATACAGCATGCAAACACCGAGGGTTTGTTATGATATCCTACTATGATATTAGAGCTGCCCGTAATGCAATGAAAGCACTCCAGAATAAACCCTTGAGACGAAGGAAGCTTGACATACATTATTCTATACCGAAG GACAACCCTTCTGAAAAAGATATCAACCAAGGAACTCTTGTTGTTTTTAACCTTGAGTCTTCTGTATCAAATGAAGAACTTCGGCAAATATTTGGTGTCTATGGAGAAATCAAAGAG ATCCGTGAAGCCCCCCACAGAAGTCATCATAAATTCATTGAATTTTATGATATCCGAGCTGCAGAGGCTGCTCTTTGTGCATTAAACCTGAGTGATATAGCAGGGAAGCAGATAAAGCTTGAGCCAAGTCGTCCTGGTGGTGTGAGACGCAG TTTGGTACAACAATTACATCCACAATTGGAGCGGGAAGATATTGGTCTCTATTTGCAACAGGGTAGCCCTCCCGTTAACTGTAGTGCCGGTTTCTCTG GCTTAGTTCCTAGTGGGACTATCAAGTCTAGCAGCCTGAGTAATGGATCTGTTCTTGGAGTACACTCTATGTTACGAGCTCCATCTTTGGAGACTGTGTTGCATCATGGGATATCTTCTAGCGTTCCTAGTAGCTTACCTTCTGTAATGAGATCTGAATCAACTGGCAACCAATCTGGCTTCATTGACTCTGGTCATTCACCTTCACAACTGAAGCTAG GAAACATCAATCTACGATCATCTGAAAGACCTGATAGCAGGCAGCTATGTGGAGTGAACTTTAATGGTCGCtcaattgaattgaatgaaGATG TTTTTGCATCTGGTGGTAACAGAACATGCCCCATTCCTGGACCTCATTATGCATGGGGTAACTCCTACCGGCCCCAGCCTCCAGCTCCAGGTGTTGTATGGCCAAATTCTCCATCTTATATGAATGGAATTGCTGCTGCCCATACCCCAACCCAGGTCCATGGAGTTCCAAGAGCAGCATCCCATTTGATGCACACAGTTATGCCCATGAATAATCACCACGTAGGATCAGCACCAGCTGTTAATCCTTCTATTTGGGATAGACAACATGCTTATGCTGGGGAATTGTCAAAGGCCTCTGGTTTCCATTCAGGTTCCATAGGGAATATGAATTTGTCTAACAATTCACCACAGTCTATGGATTTTTTCTCTCATATCTTCCCTCAAGTTGGTGGaaattctgtagagcttcctATCCCTCAACGGAATGTAGGACTACAATCTCATCATCAGCGGTGCATGGTTTTTCCTGGACGGGGCCAAATTCTTCCAATGATGAATTCATTTGACTCTTCAAATGAACGTGGTAGAAGCCGAAGAAATGAAGCAGTCTCTAATCAAGCAGATAAGAAGCAATATGAACTTGATATTGATCGCATAATGAGGGGTGAAGACAATCGTACTACACTTATGATAAAGAACATTCCTAACAA GTACACCTCAAAGATGCTTTTGGCTGCAATTGATGAACGCCATCGAGGAACCTACGACTTCATCTATCTGCCCATTGACTTTAAG AACAAATGTAACGTAGGATATGCGTTCATTAACATGACTGATCCTGGCCTAATTATTCCATTCTATGAG GCATTTAATGGAAAAAAATGGGAGAAATTCAATAGTGAGAAGGTGGCATCACTTGCATATGCTCGCATACAGGGAAAAGCTGCTCTCATTGCTCATTTCCAGAATTCAAGCTTAATGAATGAAGATAAGCGATGTCGACCAATCCTTTTCAACACAGATGGCCCCAATGCAGGCGATCAG GTTCCGTTTCCGATGGGGGTAAATGTACGCACTAGGCCTGGCAAAACTCGAAGCAATACGCCGGACGAAAATTCTGATGAAGGTCTACTAATTTCCGGAAATGGTGAGAATTATCCAAGTGGAGACACATCTTCTTCATGTCTTGTAAAGGATTTGGACCAGCCCGTACCATAA